TTCCTCGTTCAACAAAACGttcatctttcatctttttaatAGACATTAGAATGGTATTAATTTCACCTGATTAATTTAGTAATTAAGCAGATTTCccaaaatgttcatttaaggTCGGGGAGAATGAGATGAACATTTATCAGACTTGTAATCAATCAATTTTTAATGGCACGATGAAACTGAGCCTTCAAACCTCTTTAGGCGAGAGAATGGAAATGTAGTCCTCATAGATGACCCGAGCCTTCTCCTCTATCACACTCTTATTGGTCTCCTTGCTGAACTCCTCACAGGCTAGCCAGAAGAGCATGTTCTCCTCACTGAACTCAGTGCGGAGGAACAGTCGGAAAGAGTTCCTCCCCGCTGGGCAACACATCAGCTTGTCAAACGACTGTCCCCATGAACGCACCTCCTCCAAAGTGGGCTTGGGACTGCAGGGAGCATAGCAAACAAGGGGCTGAGTGAGTTCAACATTTAGCAGAGCAAGAAGTGACAAGTGTAGTAGGGAATTTAACTGACCAGTCTTCACAGTCTGCGGTCCCTTCCTTGACATCATAAGATGCCTTTCGGTTCCTATCATCCCGGTCTTCATTCCTAAATGGTACAAAAGACGTGTAAACACATGATGAGAATACAACCACAACCACTATGGCTAAAATGGCAAAAAATGCAGCTGAATACAAACTACACATAATTTATTCTCCAACGCAGctatttattagtttatatttattacattactgCACAAATTATGATTTATGTACAATGTGCAGTAACATATACCTAATATAATTTCACAGTCATGTGCAAGAAGACTGGATATGCTGTATATTCATACATTAGTGATCCACTGATCACTATTCCTCTTAAGGATCACGAGGGTGCTGGAGCCAgtccagctgtcattgggtgagaggcagagTACACCCTGGACAAATCTCCAGTCTGTCACAGAGCTGATAAAGACAGGGAAcgattcacactcacattcacacctacgggcaatttagagtcaccaattaacttaagtgcatgtctttggactgtggagTACCAGGAGAAAACCCACGCAGACACGGGGGGAATaggcaaactccacacagaatggattcaaacccaggtcctCCTAGCTATGCCTATAAACATATGTGCTCTCCCCCTTTTTATAACattgaataattattttgtatatggtttaatgacaaaaaaagtttaattgCACAGGTTTCTATTATCTTTAAAGTAATTGACTTAAATCATCTGTGGTGAAGTCACACAGTTAAATGAAGCTCACCTCTGTGTAGTGAATGTGTTACATATTAATGtagtataaatacatttgtatttctaAGCTCCAATTACTGGAGAATCAGGTTATATACTACATCTTGAAAACAAAAGTACACTCCAGGAAACTCAGTGAAAGggttattgaaaaaaaaagttagggGATGGATACTAGAGAGTATCCAAGTCACTGAATATCCCTTGGATGTTCTGTATATCACACTGTGACTTGAGAGAAGATTCCAAAAAGACAATGACCTCAAGCAGACAGCCAAAGTTTCACACAAATAATTTTACAACAACATTGCTCATGTCCTAAAGTGGCCTACAAACTCGGAGACCAGCCCTCAGTCCAACTAGTCCTCAGTCCAAAGATTTGTGGAAGCACTTGGAAAGGCTTGTTCCCTCGTGATCTTAAAAAGCAGATGTGCAAAACGGACTGAGACCCATCGGCACAGGCTCCATGTTGTAACTGCTGCCAAAACTACTAAATACTAATTTGAAGGGGGCGAATACTTATGCTATTACTTATGTAATCAAATAGAATATtctaattaaattttattattttgttagttagttagtagcGTTAGTTCACTTTATCTGTGTAAAAAAGACCtcaatatatatgtatatatatagaagctttttcttttgctaTTCTTTACAACCCACTCTCACCCATTAATCTGAAATGATTGGGCAATTAATAAATTAGCTGatggacatacagtaaaattaatCTGCAGCTAGCGCTGACTCATATCCTACTGAGATAACGAaactccatccatccattatctgcATTAACTGCTTTTCTGTTATGGGTTGTGAGGATGCTgaagccaatcccagctgtcactgggggGGGACATCCTGGACAGGTCAACCTCAAAACAAGTATATCACACAGctgacaaacattcacacctatgggctATTTAGAGTCATCAATTAAACTAACAGCATGTCTTCAGACTGCGGGAGGAAGCTGGAAAATCACCCAGTCACATTTGAACCAAGGCCCTTTtagctgtgaggtgacagtgctaaccaccacACTTCTGTGCTCCCtgataataaatacatttatagaCTACTGGATTACTTTCATAATCAAAATGCTAATAATATGTATAGTAGATAGTTATGTAAGTAATAACTTTACATTGTTTAGATCATTTAGATTTGTAActttatttatctgtatttCTAATTTACTGGGAACTAGAGCTAAATTccaaaatctaaatataatgattcttatttggtttgttttcatccAAAGCAAATGCAGCTATGCTGAGCTGCGGACATTTAAATCATGTTCACAGCAGAAAACTGATGTTTCGACATGTTTTACTTTGCTTTAAGGCTactgcaacacaaacagctACAGATCATGTGCATCACGTACAGATCAATATCCAGAGCATAAGCACAAGCACAAGCTGCAGCCTGCTGTTGAGACACAGCAGCTCAGGCTGTTCTGTCATGTGTGCAATAATGTTGGCCATGCTGGGCCACGATGAGTGAGTTCTCGGGTGGGGAAGACCTACCAGgaacagctacagcagcagcaccaacagAAGCAACACGCATTTGAGCCCCGTGGGTTGGCCTGGCCCGGCTGGCCCTGCTGGGCCGGTGCAGTTCCCCCCGCTGCCGACTCCTGCTGCACCGACATCTGCCTCTTTCGCATCTCCATCCGCTCTGATCCCATGGGctacagacagaggagaggagaggagagagagagaggcaccaAGTGTAGTGTTTAGGTGTCGTTAATAGTATTTAGCTGGGAATTTGTCACGGAGGGATACTTGTGATAATAATATGTTTTGGCTTGCAATGTACTTGTAGAAGACAACAAGTGACAGCGCTAGATATAGacttaaaaacacagagaagtgaTGTCAGTGGGAATTTGGTCCATTGCTACCATCACATTTACCACAATAAAAGATTAGTTAGATTCATTGCAATCACATTAAACCAGTTgacacctgtctctctgttatatGCTCAGGGAGTAAagtgctgctggtgctggtcAGAGCATGTGCTGGCATTCCCAGAGGTCACACTGTAAAGGAATGCTGTTTGCTCTATTCAGGGGGAAAGTATGGAAGAATTATTTGCTGATTTTGGTTTTCCAGCTGCCAAATATGCAAGCGCCGAGCACATTTCAGCCCCTCTAATCTCAAGCTGGCTGTATGTTCCCTTGTACACTCTAATTGGATGTGAAAAAAAGGATGGGTTTTAGAGCATGGGCTCAATAGCCATAATCCAAAATGTGAAATATCTCATATGTGAAAGCCTGAGTGTAAAAGCAGCACATTAAAGGATTTGCAACTCTCACTGGGTCCAAGTGGaactataaattaaatacacttgtaataaatgtaaatatatttttagggTTTACAAGTGTCATCAAGTGTCAGATTGTCACACacctttacatttttcattttcatgagCAGTCACGGTGTCTAATTGTGACTATAGCATTATCAACAGAATCTCCATGAAGGTTTGTCGGCCTATAGACTACACACGGGCACACAATGACTTCTTGTCGGATCTTTTCAAATGTGTCATCAAAGGGTCAGACACTGCCAAATCCTGTCAGATCATTTATGTAACAAAGCTGTCGCTTCCAACGCGCGGCATCGTCCGGCTACTACCGGGCACAAGAAGGCGatgctttaaaaatgtcagaagATTTGGTCcatgggtggtggtggtggtgttggtggggggggggctcaaGGCGCAGCTTGCAAATCTATAACCGCAGCATCGCTCTTTCACAGCCTTTCAGTGAACACAATACCATTTGGTCATTTCTAAAATGGATCCGCGCGCGGTTTCAGCTGCAGATTTCGTGCGTCTTTCCAAACGCCACACATTTTACGCGTTAGGTTGTCGGGTGCCTCAAAGCGGACACAAATGCAGTACGCTACGGCTTGACTCAACAGCTACAGACGGTGAaatggggggtggggtggtcGCATCCAATCAAAGAATAAATCACGATGAACTCCAAATAAAGCACAGCTCTTCTTCGATCTCACAGCGGCGCAAACGCGGGGATTTGATGGTCTCCGAGCGATTTAGCGGCAGGAATCGCTGCAATTGAAACTCGCACACCACATCAATGGGAAGTGCCACCATGAAGAAGCACAGAGCTTCATCGCCCTGGACAACCACCGAAAAAGACACTGCCTAGATCTGTTAAAAGCCCACTGCACAGCAAGACAGTGACATGCCATTTAAAACCGCCGGGAAACGGCCTCAAACGCCTCACTCACCAATGTATGTGCAATAATACGCCGGTTTGCTACCAGTACTTACAATTTCACCATGTATGCACAGCGAGAAGAGGTAATTCTTTGCGTTGATTACATCCGATGGcacagaaggtttttttttcccccgaCCGGCTGCTTCAAATCACTACGCATGCGTCTTCTTTCCAACTCGTAGTAGCCCAGTGAAAAGCAGAAATCCCTGACAGACTGCCACAGGTTTACTGTTCCTGCCTGAGCTGCGGGAAACAAACTCTCTGGCTGAATTTGTGATCAAGGAGAGGTAGATATAGAACTATATCACAAAAACCCGACACATTTGTCCAATCTGCGAAGCCCAAAGTGTTTCAAACAACCACAGAGGAAGCTCCTGACCTCATGTGTCGAGCCTTTTTCCCTTGCAGTCGctgtctgtggtgctgaaacAGCCAGTGGTTCACAGTGCAGAAGTCTAATCAGGTGAAGCTGTAGGTTGGTTTTAGCAACCAGTGGAGTTTAATCTTACATTTCTATCTTTTGACATGAGTGATCCATCCATCAAGTTTTAATTCTCAGTCCATTGTCATAAACCTGAAGACTGTTGCATTACCTCTCCTCGTGTGATGGTATTTATATCATTCCTGAATCAAAGCGCAGTCCATAACATTTTTATCTTATTGTCTCTGAGTCTCGGCTCTTTTGGAGATCTTTTCCaggcttctgtgtgttttgtgatccACAGCACAGGCCTGCAACCAGAAGTGATATGGAAGTCAACACTGCCATCTGAAGGCGGCTCCAACTACAGCAATAACACGACAGGCTCCATGCACATGATGCAGCATGTCATGATCGTGCACTGATGCAGACGAACATGGAGTGAATCAAAGTTTACACAACGTTTTTCAACAGCAATGACTACATTTGCAAAATAAAGCCAATTCAGTACACTCCCTTATTATTTCACACAGTTGTCCCAGTTGTATGCTGCACTAGTGCACTGGCCATTTGAttcagaataaaatagaaataataacagtaatgtCTACACACACCTTTCAATGCAATTGCTTACACTCCACTGACACTCTGCTTCTAGATGCTTGCTTTATATAAACAGCAGATGGCACTCTGCACTCAATAGCTGCCTGTTCAGCAAAGGTCTTGTActatgtattgtattttatctaATCATCTACCTAAGGCACACcaacatgtttgtgctgttgcCTATCTGGGTCACGCTGTCAGTCAAGATGATCTCGGATGCTTTGGAAATCATGAGCACATGTAGGAGATCTGTTCAATGTCCACTAGTATTGTGTGATACTGCCAGTGGAGTCATTGTGGGATGAAGCATCCCTCTGTGTGCTTCATTAGGGTGTGTCCTAAGCGTGCCTATTCTTCTGAGAGATACAAACATGTGACTTTCTTCATTCTTTACTTTAACACCTTCTCCTGCTTCCATGTTATGCAACACAGACCCACAACTAGTCATGGGACATtgatacatacacatacaagcAACAAATCTTACTCTGTGCCCGTGCAGATCATTTCCAGGCTTCTGTGTGATGTACTGAtgcagtttttttccccctctgtgGACACAAAGCCAAGTGGAAGAGGGACTCTTGTTACACAAGGTCACACCGTAGAGCATGACGACAAGGCTGGGTGGCAAGATGAATAGAGTCTTTTCAATATGCGATTAACGAGATTCGCAGTGTGAAGCTTTGAGGAAGATAGAATTTACCATCACTCGAGCTCCATATGCAGACAGGCACTGGAGAGGCAGCGTCTTTAACACCTCAAGAGCTCATGCATGGCATCTGTGAGCGTTTTGAGGGTGAAGATGAGCTGTCCAATCACAGCAACAAATATGCAAGCAGAATTtagaaaacatcattttcacttcCTTTGAGTTTCATTTCCCGCTGACATCAACGTTCTTCTGATGAATTTCTCTCGGTTTTCCCCAGGTTCGTTGATTAAATCGGTCTTTGTACAGCAAATCTCAGATCTCAGTTTAATAA
The window above is part of the Anabas testudineus chromosome 17, fAnaTes1.2, whole genome shotgun sequence genome. Proteins encoded here:
- the rgs20 gene encoding regulator of G-protein signaling 20; the protein is MGSERMEMRKRQMSVQQESAAGGTAPAQQGQPGQANPRGSNACCFCWCCCCSCSWNEDRDDRNRKASYDVKEGTADCEDCPKPTLEEVRSWGQSFDKLMCCPAGRNSFRLFLRTEFSEENMLFWLACEEFSKETNKSVIEEKARVIYEDYISILSPKEVSLDSRVREAINRNMLEPTSHTFDDAQLQIYTLMQRDSYPRYMNSPAYKNLLNTLSEQSPES